From Micromonospora echinaurantiaca:
TCTGCCGGACGCCCTCCGAGGACTTCTCGCTGAGCTCCGGCACGCCCTGGATGAACTCGTTCACCACCAGGGTCAGCGTGCCGATCACCGCGGCCAGGCCGCCGACCAGCACCACCGCGGTCGCCAGCGACCGGGGCAGGCGGGCCCGCAGCAGCCAGCCGACCGCGGGCGCGAGGAGCGCGGAGAGAAGCAGGGCGACCGCAAGCGGGATGATCACGATCCGGATGGTTCCGACGATCTTCAGCAGCGCCCAGGCCACGACGCCGATCACGATCAGCCGCCAGGACCAGGCGGCGGCGATCCGCAGCGCGTGCGGCACGTCCGCGTCGTCGCGGCTGGAGGTGGAGTTGTGCATGGCGGACGGCCGCTCCGCCCCGACCACCGTCGCCGTCGCCGGGGCCGCCGGCCCGGGAGCGGCCGGGGTGGCCACCTCGGCCGGCTCGGGAACCGCCGCGGACCTGGTCCGGCCGGAGCGCACCGATTCGCGTCCCGACTCGTACGCGCGACGCAGCCGTCCGCGTACCCGCTCGAAGCGGCTCAAGCGCACCTCCTGGCATGAGAACCGGCCCGTCCACGGTGTCAGGTCGCACAGGATACGCCTGACCACGTCACCGTAGGGCAGTTCCGCCACCCAGTGCCCCGGCGCCCGGCGGCGTAACCACCGGCCGCCGGTCAACCCGGACACGGTACCGTCTGCGGCGTGACCGCCGACAAGAATCTCGACTCCGGCCTGCCGATCCGGCTGCTGCACGACCGGGTCCTGGTGCGGATGGAGGGGAGCGAGGGCGAGCGCCGCTCCACCGCCGGCATCGTGATCCCGGCGACGGCCGCCGTGGGCAAGCGCCTGGCCTGGGCGACCGCGGTCGGGGTGGGGCCGAGCGTCCGCTCCATCGTCTCCGGCGACCGGGTGCTCTTCGACCCCGACGACCGCTCCGAGGTCG
This genomic window contains:
- a CDS encoding GroES family chaperonin; the encoded protein is MTADKNLDSGLPIRLLHDRVLVRMEGSEGERRSTAGIVIPATAAVGKRLAWATAVGVGPSVRSIVSGDRVLFDPDDRSEVELHGRGYVLLRERDVHAVAAERVENDSTGLYL